A single Macaca mulatta isolate MMU2019108-1 chromosome 11, T2T-MMU8v2.0, whole genome shotgun sequence DNA region contains:
- the LOC114670967 gene encoding uncharacterized protein LOC114670967, with protein MTAGGERKEAPHKVGGQAQAMFRGAEPSQLRAPSSGRLAVPKTPPLPAARSCNSAAESGTEEGVKLSLGRYNGPQGLASPSQGCPREGSELCQGLRHYRQRTARSRARGWGATGVLQSWSLGAQTPGPEPLAWGRPLGGK; from the coding sequence ATGACCGCGGGAGGAGAGCGCAAGGAGGCTCCTCACAAAGTTGGAGGCCAGGCCCAGGCGATGTTCCGGGGAGCGGAGCCCTCCCAGCTTCGGGCCCCCAGCAGCGGACGGCTGGCGGTGCCAAAGACTCCGCCATTACCTGCGGCTCGCAGTTGCAATTCGGCCGCAGAGTCTGGCACAGAGGAAGGCGTAAAGTTGAGCTTGGGCAGGTACAACGGTCCCCAGGGACTGGCATCCCCCAGCCAGGGCTGCCCGCGGGAAGGTAGCGAGCTGTGCCAAGGGCTCCGCCATTACCGCCAGCGCACAGCTCGGAGCCGAGCGCGCGGCTGGGGAGCGACTGGGGTCCTGCAAAGTTGGAGCCTGGGCGCACAGACCCCCGGACCGGAGCCCCTGGCCTGGGGCCGCCCGCTAGGAGGAAAATGA